CGACCTTCTCGGTGAGGGGAAACGTCACGCCGTACGTCGCCGAGCAGAACTCCGCGATCTCCTCGGAGGTGCCGGGCTCCTGGCCGAGGAACTGGTTGCAGGGCACCCCGAGCACGGTGAAGCCCTGGGCGGCGTACCGCTCCTGGAGCCGCTCCAGGCCCGCGTACTGCGGGGTCAGCCCGCACTTGGAGGCCACGTTCACGAGGAGGACGGCCTTGCCCCGGTACTGGCCGAGGTCGGCGGAGCCGCCCTGAAGGGAGTTGATCTCGACGTCCAGCACAGAATTGTCAGTAGTCATGACATGGAGCCTAACCAGCGTGGACCGAGCGCTCGAAGAAGGTCTCCAGTACGACGGTCGCATGCGTTCCGCTGACGCCCTCGATCGCGTACAGGCGCCGCAGCACGTCCTGGAGCTGCTCGGTCGTCGCGGTGCGCACCTTG
Above is a genomic segment from Streptomyces sp. R21 containing:
- a CDS encoding glutathione peroxidase: MTTDNSVLDVEINSLQGGSADLGQYRGKAVLLVNVASKCGLTPQYAGLERLQERYAAQGFTVLGVPCNQFLGQEPGTSEEIAEFCSATYGVTFPLTEKVEVNGDGRHALYERLVGFADAEGHTGDIRWNFEKFLIGTDGEVVARFSPQTEPESAEIVTAVEKAIG